The following proteins are encoded in a genomic region of Toxotes jaculatrix isolate fToxJac2 chromosome 3, fToxJac2.pri, whole genome shotgun sequence:
- the LOC121179366 gene encoding transmembrane protein 233-like → MALGVLNSQVKSSLSGSAFFGLGSIEEQEPPPPLRSYLCLTIFSCFCPAYPVNIVALVFSIMSRNSYYHGDYDGSRRLGRNALYVAVASIIIGLLIIAITCIVHFTTMDF, encoded by the exons ATGGCTCTTGGAGTCCTAAATTCACAAGTGAAAAGTTCCCTGAGTGGGAGCGCATTTTTTGGCCTTGGTTCTATAGAGGAGCAGGAACCTCCACCTCCGCTCCGTAGCTACCTTTGTTTGACTATTTTCTCCTGCTTTTGTCCTGCATACCCCGTCAACATCGTGGCCCTGGTCTTCTCTATCATG TCTAGAAACAGTTACTATCACGGTGACTATGACGGGTCCAGGCGGCTGGGCAGGAACGCTCTCTATGTTGCTGTCGCCTCCATCATCATTGGCCTTCTCATCATCGCCATCACCTGCATTGTTCATTTTACCACA ATGGATTTTTAA